A single region of the Gorilla gorilla gorilla isolate KB3781 chromosome 1, NHGRI_mGorGor1-v2.1_pri, whole genome shotgun sequence genome encodes:
- the PHC2 gene encoding polyhomeotic-like protein 2 isoform X5 encodes MTSGNGNSASSIAGTAPQNGENKPPQAIVKPQILTHVIEGFVIQEGAEPFPVGRSSLLVGNLKKKYAQGFLPEKLPQQDHTTTTDSEMEEPYLQESKEEGAPLKLKCELCGRVDFAYKFKRSKRFCSMACAKRYNVGCTKRVGLFHSDRSKLQKAGAATHNRRRASKASLPPLTKDTKKQPTGTVPLSVTAALQLTHSQEDSSRCSDNSSYEEPLSPISASSSTSRRRQGQRDLELPDMHMRDLVGMGHHFLPSEPTKWNVEDVYEFIRSLPGCQEIAEEFRAQEIDGQALLLLKEDHLMSAMNIKLGPALKIYARISMLKDS; translated from the exons ATGACCTCAGGGAACGGAAACTCTGCCTCCAGCATCGCCGGCACTGCCCCCCAGAATGGTGAGAATAAACCACCACAGGCCATTGTGAAACCCCAAATCCTGACGCATGTTATCGAAGGGTTTGTGATCCAGGAGGGGGCGGAGCCTTTCCCG GTGGGACGCTCGTCCCTGCTGGTGGGGAATCTCAAGAAGAAGTATGCACAGGGGTTCCTGCCTGAGAAACTTCCACAGCAGGATCACACCACCACCACTGACTCGGAGATGGAGGAGCCCTATCTGCAAG AATCCAAAGAGGAGGGTGCTCCCCTCAAACTCAAGTGTGAGCTCTGTGGCCGGGTGGACTTTGCCTATAAGTTCAAGCGTTCCAAGCGCTTCTGTTCCATGGCTTGTGCAAAGAG GTACAACGTGGGATGCACCAAACGGGTGGGACTTTTCCACTCAGACCGGAGCAAGCTGCAGAAGGCGGGAGCTGCCACCCACAACCGCCGTCGGGCCAGCAAAGCCAGTCTGCCACCACTTACCAAGGATACCAAGAAGCAG CCAACAGGCACTGTGCCCCTTTCGGTTACTGCTGCTTTGCAGCTAACACACAGCCAGGAAGACTCCAGCCGTTGCTCAGATAACTCAAGCTATGAGGAACCCTTGTCACCCATCTCAGCCAGCTCATCTACTTCCCGCCGGCGACAAGGCCAGCGGGACCTGGAGCTCCCCGACATGCATATGCGGGACCTGGTGGGCATGGGACACCACTTCCTGCCAAGTGAGCCCACCAAGTGGAATGTAGAAGACGTCTACGAATTCATCCGCTCTCTGCCAG GCTGCCAGGAGATAGCTGAGGAATTCCGTGCCCAGGAAATCGACGGGCAAGCCCTGCTGCTGCTCAAGGAGGACCACCTGATGAGCGCCATGAACATCAAGCTGGGGCCCGCCCTGAAGATCTACGCCCGCATCAGCATGCTCAAGGACTCCTAG
- the PHC2 gene encoding polyhomeotic-like protein 2 isoform X4, which produces MLFEVEERKFTVVWLCIETGQGIVHALTDLSSPGMTSGNGNSASSIAGTAPQNGENKPPQAIVKPQILTHVIEGFVIQEGAEPFPVGRSSLLVGNLKKKYAQGFLPEKLPQQDHTTTTDSEMEEPYLQESKEEGAPLKLKCELCGRVDFAYKFKRSKRFCSMACAKRYNVGCTKRVGLFHSDRSKLQKAGAATHNRRRASKASLPPLTKDTKKQPTGTVPLSVTAALQLTHSQEDSSRCSDNSSYEEPLSPISASSSTSRRRQGQRDLELPDMHMRDLVGMGHHFLPSEPTKWNVEDVYEFIRSLPGCQEIAEEFRAQEIDGQALLLLKEDHLMSAMNIKLGPALKIYARISMLKDS; this is translated from the exons ATGCTGTTTGAAGTGGAAGAGAGGAAGTTCACTGTCGTGTGGTTGTGTATAG AGACAGGGCAGGGCATTGTTCATGCACTGACCGACCTCAGCAGCCCCGGCATGACCTCAGGGAACGGAAACTCTGCCTCCAGCATCGCCGGCACTGCCCCCCAGAATGGTGAGAATAAACCACCACAGGCCATTGTGAAACCCCAAATCCTGACGCATGTTATCGAAGGGTTTGTGATCCAGGAGGGGGCGGAGCCTTTCCCG GTGGGACGCTCGTCCCTGCTGGTGGGGAATCTCAAGAAGAAGTATGCACAGGGGTTCCTGCCTGAGAAACTTCCACAGCAGGATCACACCACCACCACTGACTCGGAGATGGAGGAGCCCTATCTGCAAG AATCCAAAGAGGAGGGTGCTCCCCTCAAACTCAAGTGTGAGCTCTGTGGCCGGGTGGACTTTGCCTATAAGTTCAAGCGTTCCAAGCGCTTCTGTTCCATGGCTTGTGCAAAGAG GTACAACGTGGGATGCACCAAACGGGTGGGACTTTTCCACTCAGACCGGAGCAAGCTGCAGAAGGCGGGAGCTGCCACCCACAACCGCCGTCGGGCCAGCAAAGCCAGTCTGCCACCACTTACCAAGGATACCAAGAAGCAG CCAACAGGCACTGTGCCCCTTTCGGTTACTGCTGCTTTGCAGCTAACACACAGCCAGGAAGACTCCAGCCGTTGCTCAGATAACTCAAGCTATGAGGAACCCTTGTCACCCATCTCAGCCAGCTCATCTACTTCCCGCCGGCGACAAGGCCAGCGGGACCTGGAGCTCCCCGACATGCATATGCGGGACCTGGTGGGCATGGGACACCACTTCCTGCCAAGTGAGCCCACCAAGTGGAATGTAGAAGACGTCTACGAATTCATCCGCTCTCTGCCAG GCTGCCAGGAGATAGCTGAGGAATTCCGTGCCCAGGAAATCGACGGGCAAGCCCTGCTGCTGCTCAAGGAGGACCACCTGATGAGCGCCATGAACATCAAGCTGGGGCCCGCCCTGAAGATCTACGCCCGCATCAGCATGCTCAAGGACTCCTAG